Within Vicia villosa cultivar HV-30 ecotype Madison, WI linkage group LG1, Vvil1.0, whole genome shotgun sequence, the genomic segment TACATATAAATCACTTACTAATATTCATTGCTGGTGGTAGGGCATACTGTATTACTAACACATATTGAAACAAAGGATCCAGTGGGAGGAACCCTAAATTTGCAGCTGTTTTCACAATAAAAAATCCAATAGCTGGTAGACAGAAAAATCTTGCAATGATGATACAAATGAGCACCAATGGTTTGATACTTGTTGAACTCATTCCTGCAATTTCATCACATTAAAAATGAATCATTAGTTTTTAGATTGTCCAAAATTTGTTGAGGAAGAAAAGATTAATGTACATCTTTTGGAAGTTAAATTTCATATACCTTGTACAAGGTTTCCACCAAGCAAAATTGTGATGCAAGGAATTGTACCATCCCTATATAAAATCAATTCAGTCACTATCGACATTTCAGATTGAAAACGTGTTCAATACATGTCAGTATCAAACAACAATGACATGATACAGACACATGTGTCTGATATCATTGTCGTGTTTTGTGTTCATGTCAGTGTCATGGATAAGCGCATACATACCCTAGCAACTGAATGGAGTCTTGGATCACTTTCAGCGGAGCATCTTGTCCGATTATTAGGCTCCTTAGCCATTTAACTCCACCAAAGAGGAAGCCTAAAAACTGGTCATGGAATACGAGGTGAAATTTCTCTTGACCATTTTATTTACTTTAACattgaaataaaaaaactaaGCCAGCAAGTAAAAACCAAAAGAAAGTCATATAACTCACAGTAGCTATTGTTGGAGGTGACATTACTTCTTTCAGAATTTGGCTTGAACCTTCCATAATTTTATGCATAAAAGATTTAGTGTTTGGCACAGTGGTCAGACCTTGATCTACAAGCTACAGATTTGGAATCATTAGATAATTAAACACGACACAGACACATCGACTCTATTATCATATCATATCAGTGTCTGACACTAGACACATCTTAAATATGAAGTGTTAGAGTCTTACTATTTGGCTCTCGGCGTCTCCAACACTATCATTTCCCTTGAGAAGTTGAGTTTTTACATTAGTATCAAGGTCTGCATTGGCGACTTTTAAAAGTTCATCGGCCACAAACGCCTTATACTTCATTGAACTTTGTCGAATCAGTTGGTAAGTGAAGGTCCATACAAAAACACCACCAAGCTACAACAGTTAACACAGAACATGATAACATGAGATAGTAATACACAAGTTGTGATGGTTTAAGCAAATctaatgaaaaaaatgaaaatgccATAGTTACCGCTAAAGAGAAAAAAGAGTAAGAGAGTGCTCTAGCGTGACAAGCATCGCGTGTTCCAAATGGTGTTACTCTCTGATTACAGATTGCAGGTATGATTACTACTGGTAGGTTTCCCATATTTCCTGATCATAGAACCATCATGAAATCAATATGAGATGCTCATAGTGTCTAACATTAATGTGACAACTTTTGGACCCTGTGAGATAGTCTGtgttgcacgccctcaaagacatGTCTCATGTCAACCCTAACTTAGAATTAGATGCTATATATGCTACCTGTTGAACATGAAGCAATAACAAGACCTTCGATTTTCGAGTTTGGTTTTAGTAGCTTGACAATTATCCATCCAAGAATCCCTCCAATTAAGAAGGTGAGTCCAAGGTTAACTGGCATAAACCACCTACATTCATgagtaaacaatatatatatggTTAACataaataaacagaaaaaaaagcCATAATGTCCTTCCTTAATTATTGTGGTTTCCATTCAAATATATGCAAAGTTTTATCTAAATTGTTAAAAACCAAAAAGTGTGTACCATGATATCATATCATCAAGAGAAACACTCTTTGCAAAACTTGCAAATATAAGTGAAGGAGTGAATGCAAAGAAGACAATCTGCACAAGGCATAAACAAAAGCCAAAAAACAATGTTAAAGTTAGATTAGTTCAAAGTTCAAACACATCAGCGTCGAATTCGTGTAAATGCTCTTTTAATTACCTTGTTCAACGATTTCCGAAAGTCGGCCGAAAGAAGATTATCA encodes:
- the LOC131609081 gene encoding protein PIN-LIKES 7-like, which codes for MSFWEQLEVASAPIIQVLLISAVGAFMATDHGDNLLSADFRKSLNKIVFFAFTPSLIFASFAKSVSLDDMISWWFMPVNLGLTFLIGGILGWIIVKLLKPNSKIEGLVIASCSTGNMGNLPVVIIPAICNQRVTPFGTRDACHARALSYSFFSLALGGVFVWTFTYQLIRQSSMKYKAFVADELLKVANADLDTNVKTQLLKGNDSVGDAESQILVDQGLTTVPNTKSFMHKIMEGSSQILKEVMSPPTIATKFHLVFHDQFLGFLFGGVKWLRSLIIGQDAPLKVIQDSIQLLGDGTIPCITILLGGNLVQGMSSTSIKPLVLICIIIARFFCLPAIGFFIVKTAANLGFLPLDPLFQYVLVIQYALPPAMNISTMAQLFEVGTEEFSVILLWTYGASAIALTLWSTFLLWSLS